One window of Desulfobacca acetoxidans DSM 11109 genomic DNA carries:
- a CDS encoding MlaE family ABC transporter permease yields MKDLLRTLGRATIDFIQEAGRMQLFLFQTLGLFFLPPYKPFNLVKQVYVIGVRSSSIILLTAMFTGMVLGLQGYYTLRKFGAESALGSAVALSLIRELGPVLTALMVTGRAGSAITAEIGIMRITEQLDALDTMAINPMQYVVMPKVIAGLIAVPLLTAFFDFVGIVGGYLVGVVMLGVSSGSYFSGMIQSVETLDVNGGFVKSIVFGLTVTLVACYKGYFTSHGAEGVSQSTTEAVVLAAILILGWDYVLTSFFM; encoded by the coding sequence ATGAAAGATCTGCTTCGCACCCTGGGACGCGCCACCATTGATTTTATCCAGGAAGCGGGCCGGATGCAGTTGTTTCTCTTCCAGACGTTGGGACTTTTTTTCCTGCCGCCGTATAAACCGTTTAATCTCGTTAAACAGGTTTACGTTATCGGTGTCAGGTCGAGTTCTATTATTCTGCTGACGGCGATGTTTACCGGCATGGTGTTGGGTCTCCAGGGTTATTATACGCTAAGAAAATTCGGCGCCGAAAGCGCCCTGGGGTCTGCCGTGGCCCTCAGTCTGATCAGGGAATTGGGGCCGGTTTTGACTGCTCTGATGGTAACCGGCCGGGCCGGTTCGGCGATTACGGCGGAGATCGGCATTATGCGTATTACTGAACAATTGGACGCTTTGGATACCATGGCGATTAATCCGATGCAATACGTCGTTATGCCCAAAGTGATTGCCGGCCTGATTGCCGTGCCTTTGCTGACGGCATTTTTTGATTTTGTCGGCATCGTAGGAGGATATCTGGTCGGAGTGGTCATGTTGGGAGTCAGTTCAGGCAGTTACTTTTCCGGCATGATTCAGAGTGTGGAGACCTTGGATGTTAATGGCGGCTTTGTGAAGTCAATAGTTTTTGGTCTGACGGTAACCCTGGTGGCATGTTATAAGGGGTATTTTACATCCCACGGGGCCGAGGGGGTGAGCCAATCCACTACTGAGGCCGTAGTCCTGGCGGCAATTTTAATCCTTGGCTGGGACTATGTCTTGACGTCTTTTTTCATGTAG
- a CDS encoding ABC transporter ATP-binding protein, which yields MIQIINLVRAFNGQVVLDGINLEVPKGKITVIIGKSGTGKSVLLKHIVGLLKPDSGQILIDGVDITQARGRTLKRLKQRFGVLFQGGALFDSMTVFDNVAFPLREKTTLAEAEIIHRTRERLSQVALTAAMENKYPDELSGGMKKRVALARALIQEPELVLFDEPVTGLDPPMTNSVFQLITATQQKSDYTALVVSHDIPQIFAIADLVAMIHRGKIIAYGTPAEIQQDSNPLVQKFIQGNPEYIEE from the coding sequence ATGATTCAGATTATTAATCTAGTCCGTGCCTTTAATGGTCAGGTGGTGCTCGATGGCATCAACCTGGAAGTGCCCAAAGGGAAGATCACGGTCATTATAGGCAAAAGCGGTACCGGCAAAAGTGTCCTGCTCAAACATATCGTCGGATTATTAAAGCCCGATAGCGGTCAGATTCTTATTGACGGCGTCGATATTACCCAGGCACGGGGTCGAACCTTAAAGCGACTCAAACAACGCTTTGGGGTGCTTTTTCAAGGTGGGGCACTCTTCGATTCAATGACGGTTTTTGATAATGTTGCCTTTCCGCTGCGGGAGAAGACCACATTAGCCGAAGCCGAAATAATCCACCGAACCAGAGAGAGGTTGTCGCAAGTAGCCCTAACCGCGGCCATGGAAAACAAATATCCCGATGAGTTAAGCGGTGGCATGAAGAAGCGCGTAGCCTTGGCTCGGGCCTTGATCCAAGAGCCGGAACTTGTCCTCTTCGACGAACCGGTGACCGGACTAGATCCGCCGATGACTAACTCGGTCTTCCAATTGATCACCGCTACCCAGCAAAAAAGCGATTACACCGCCTTAGTGGTCAGCCACGACATCCCGCAGATTTTTGCCATTGCCGATCTGGTAGCCATGATACATCGGGGCAAAATCATTGCCTATGGCACTCCGGCAGAGATTCAACAGGACAGCAACCCTCTGGTGCAGAAGTTTATTCAAGGAAATCCTGAATATATCGAGGAATAA
- the mlaD gene encoding outer membrane lipid asymmetry maintenance protein MlaD, whose translation MKKARIELLVGVFVIIGLVCLAYLAIHLGEMEFLGGGYRLTADFDNISGLKVGALVEVAGVDVGKVESIGVNRENMAHVVLNINKGVIVYQDAIASVRTKGIIGDKYIKLSVGGADEPLPPNGRIRHTESVLEWEELIGKFIQGKV comes from the coding sequence ATGAAGAAAGCCCGTATAGAACTCCTGGTGGGTGTATTTGTCATCATCGGCCTCGTCTGCCTGGCCTACCTGGCCATACACCTGGGTGAGATGGAATTTTTGGGGGGAGGTTATAGACTCACGGCCGATTTTGACAATATTTCCGGTTTAAAGGTCGGGGCTTTAGTTGAGGTGGCGGGAGTAGACGTCGGCAAAGTGGAATCAATTGGTGTCAACCGGGAAAACATGGCCCATGTAGTTTTAAATATCAACAAAGGGGTGATTGTATATCAGGACGCCATTGCCTCCGTGCGGACCAAAGGGATCATTGGAGATAAGTACATAAAACTTTCTGTCGGGGGTGCTGATGAGCCGCTCCCGCCGAATGGCAGGATTCGGCATACCGAGTCAGTCCTGGAGTGGGAGGAACTCATCGGTAAATTCATTCAGGGTAAGGTCTAA
- a CDS encoding TolC family protein has translation MAERWISGRRMGQWSLGLLLSLLGLWLFATAPTAAAAGYTLDQCIEKALKYSPEVREAKQEVEMSKAKHDEAAAHKLPTIEGLGLVGPAHRARGDQVYSPDTSTHINQWTIFGRISAAIVQPIYTFGKIQFRQDAAKAGIEVSRAGVQRKEGETILQVKEAYYGLLLGRVGKETVDEVKGFLNNARDILQRLLAVRSKSVSEIDQYKLEAYAGELEKYRNLTEKAESLAYDALRTRMGLKSEERLEIQEQSLPMPEKPLQSLGHYVTTAQELRPEFKQLKAGLTAKQKLVDAARADQYPSFFVGGFGSLAGAPGRTRIKNPFIYDDFNHVYGGAAGGMKFDLDFGIKKAKIREAKADLQKLRETNDYAQDNIPLQVQKAYLEAREAEKNIQAFRKAYTESRKWMVAALSNYDMGLAPSKEVFDAIEKYALNRGEFLKAIYDYNISLAQLNLYTGSYLREKVYYKE, from the coding sequence ATGGCAGAAAGATGGATTAGTGGACGCAGGATGGGGCAATGGTCTCTGGGTTTGCTGTTATCGTTGCTGGGATTGTGGCTTTTTGCCACCGCACCGACTGCGGCGGCGGCGGGCTATACCCTGGACCAATGCATTGAGAAAGCATTGAAGTACAGCCCGGAAGTCAGGGAGGCAAAGCAGGAAGTAGAGATGTCCAAGGCCAAGCACGATGAGGCGGCGGCGCATAAATTACCTACCATCGAAGGCTTGGGATTGGTAGGGCCAGCCCACCGGGCTAGAGGCGATCAGGTCTACTCTCCGGATACCTCGACACATATTAATCAATGGACAATTTTTGGACGGATCTCTGCTGCAATAGTTCAGCCTATCTACACCTTCGGGAAGATTCAATTCCGTCAGGATGCCGCCAAGGCCGGGATCGAAGTCAGCCGAGCCGGGGTGCAGAGAAAAGAGGGTGAAACGATTTTGCAGGTCAAAGAGGCGTATTATGGCCTGCTTCTGGGCCGGGTGGGCAAGGAGACCGTTGATGAAGTCAAGGGCTTCCTGAACAACGCCCGTGATATCCTGCAGCGTCTCCTGGCGGTGCGGAGCAAGAGCGTCTCCGAGATTGATCAATACAAACTGGAGGCCTATGCCGGGGAGTTGGAGAAATACCGCAACTTGACGGAGAAAGCCGAATCATTAGCATATGATGCCTTACGAACCAGAATGGGCCTCAAGTCGGAGGAACGCCTGGAAATCCAGGAGCAGTCTTTGCCGATGCCCGAAAAACCCCTGCAATCTTTAGGGCATTATGTCACCACGGCTCAAGAATTGCGGCCTGAGTTCAAGCAATTGAAGGCGGGCTTAACCGCCAAGCAAAAGCTGGTAGATGCCGCCCGGGCCGACCAGTATCCTTCCTTCTTTGTCGGCGGTTTTGGTTCATTGGCCGGGGCGCCTGGCCGTACCCGGATCAAAAATCCTTTTATTTATGATGACTTTAATCATGTCTATGGCGGGGCCGCCGGGGGCATGAAATTTGATCTAGATTTCGGCATCAAGAAGGCGAAAATCAGAGAGGCCAAGGCCGACCTGCAAAAACTGCGGGAAACCAATGATTATGCCCAGGATAATATCCCTCTACAGGTGCAAAAGGCTTACCTGGAGGCCAGGGAAGCCGAGAAGAATATCCAGGCCTTCCGGAAGGCTTACACTGAATCCCGGAAATGGATGGTGGCGGCGCTGTCTAACTACGATATGGGGTTAGCTCCCTCTAAAGAGGTTTTCGACGCCATCGAAAAGTATGCCCTGAATCGGGGGGAATTTCTTAAGGCTATCTATGACTACAATATTTCTTTAGCTCAACTCAATCTGTATACCGGCAGTTACTTGCGAGAGAAAGTCTATTATAAGGAGTAA
- a CDS encoding MlaC/ttg2D family ABC transporter substrate-binding protein, producing the protein MIQRCRFWSGCCLMITVLVFSSPAWAGPATDQLRTTVDEVIRLLGDQSLKSQKQQRRQRLRQVINQRFSYEDMARYSLGQNWKNLSAGQRSEFVDVFSELLERSYASKIEAYTDEKVVYQAERHDGDGIEVRTLIQRRNDQIPVYYRMVDKDGKWWVYDVVIEGVSLVSNYRSQFSRIIRESSFQDLMRRMRTKLQEEKNLEKL; encoded by the coding sequence ATGATACAGAGGTGCCGCTTCTGGTCAGGATGCTGCCTGATGATCACGGTGCTGGTATTTTCGTCTCCGGCCTGGGCTGGTCCGGCCACAGACCAATTGCGGACGACGGTAGACGAAGTGATTCGCCTCCTGGGAGATCAGTCTTTGAAGTCCCAGAAACAACAGCGTCGTCAGAGGTTGCGCCAGGTCATCAATCAGCGTTTCAGCTATGAAGATATGGCGAGATATTCTCTGGGCCAGAACTGGAAGAACTTAAGTGCCGGGCAACGCTCCGAATTCGTCGACGTCTTCAGCGAACTGCTGGAGCGTTCCTATGCCAGTAAGATCGAGGCCTACACGGATGAAAAGGTCGTGTATCAGGCGGAGCGGCACGATGGCGATGGCATTGAAGTGCGTACCCTGATCCAACGCCGCAATGATCAAATTCCGGTTTATTATCGCATGGTTGATAAAGATGGCAAATGGTGGGTTTACGACGTCGTGATCGAAGGAGTCAGTCTGGTCAGCAATTACCGCAGCCAGTTCAGCCGTATCATCCGCGAGTCCTCGTTTCAGGATTTAATGCGCCGGATGCGGACCAAATTGCAGGAAGAAAAGAATCTCGAAAAATTGTAA
- a CDS encoding PaaI family thioesterase has translation MSVKQEKVLQALRRQVSEQPLAPKMGLDLIEVSPGRSKVTMQTGSWCLNILGGIHGTAIFALIDEAFQAACNAYGTVAVALNMTLTFHQAPQVGEVLTAAAQELHRGGRTATYLISVTDSENRLIATCQALAYRKKERLPFLPDDAA, from the coding sequence ATGAGTGTAAAACAAGAAAAGGTTTTGCAGGCCCTGCGCCGACAGGTGAGTGAACAACCCCTGGCGCCCAAGATGGGGCTTGATCTAATTGAGGTGTCACCAGGCCGGTCTAAGGTAACGATGCAGACAGGTTCCTGGTGTCTCAATATCCTCGGGGGCATCCATGGAACGGCGATCTTCGCCCTTATCGACGAAGCCTTTCAAGCCGCCTGCAACGCTTATGGCACCGTCGCCGTGGCTCTAAATATGACCCTGACTTTTCACCAGGCGCCGCAGGTGGGCGAGGTATTGACGGCCGCAGCCCAGGAGCTCCATCGCGGGGGGCGCACCGCCACCTATCTTATTTCCGTCACCGATAGCGAAAACCGTCTGATTGCTACGTGCCAGGCACTGGCCTATCGCAAGAAGGAGCGGCTTCCCTTCCTACCTGATGACGCGGCATAA
- a CDS encoding lysophospholipid acyltransferase family protein: MISTDITRKFARLWYRLDRRHRLITLRNLEFALGRELTDKQREGLAQAVFDHFIRIFFEAIALLLFPASHIRRRVVVIGQEHAEAALKQGKGIIAIIAHAGNWEYTALGYGLKNFPIAIVGREHDHPVMNRIIRFLRERGGNLMIPKRGGFKAIISLLKRNCIIGMAIDQNTSTRGGMLVDFFGHRVRTTPIAALLSRRLGTPVLPVFSRRLPDGRHLMHIHQPLPMINTSDYEADIEHQVQVQTYAIESWVRRYPDQWLWLHRRWKNRYPELYNDL; this comes from the coding sequence TTGATTTCTACGGATATTACCAGGAAATTTGCCAGGTTGTGGTATCGCTTGGACCGGCGTCATCGCCTGATTACACTGAGGAATCTTGAATTCGCCCTGGGCCGGGAATTAACCGACAAACAGCGGGAGGGGCTGGCCCAGGCGGTTTTTGATCATTTTATCCGGATTTTTTTTGAGGCCATCGCCCTGCTCTTATTTCCGGCATCGCATATCAGGCGGCGGGTAGTCGTTATCGGCCAGGAACATGCCGAAGCGGCGTTGAAGCAAGGAAAAGGTATCATCGCCATCATCGCCCATGCCGGCAATTGGGAGTATACCGCTTTGGGGTATGGGCTTAAAAATTTTCCTATCGCCATTGTTGGCCGGGAGCATGACCATCCCGTGATGAATCGTATTATCCGTTTTTTGAGGGAGCGCGGGGGCAACTTGATGATTCCCAAGCGAGGCGGTTTTAAGGCGATCATTTCCCTGCTTAAGAGAAATTGCATCATCGGTATGGCAATTGATCAGAATACCTCAACCAGGGGTGGGATGCTGGTTGATTTCTTCGGACACCGGGTCCGCACTACGCCTATCGCCGCTTTACTTTCCCGCCGCCTGGGCACTCCGGTCCTGCCGGTGTTCTCCAGGCGCCTGCCTGACGGCCGCCATTTGATGCATATTCATCAACCCCTGCCCATGATTAACACCTCTGATTATGAGGCTGATATCGAACATCAGGTTCAGGTCCAGACCTACGCAATCGAATCCTGGGTCAGGCGCTACCCCGATCAATGGCTCTGGCTGCACAGACGCTGGAAAAACCGGTATCCGGAGTTATACAACGATTTATAG
- a CDS encoding glycosyltransferase family 4 protein yields the protein MGSTKVHYTVLHTESSLGWGGQEKRIFSEAEVMRQRGHTILLAADFRSELYHRGKEAGFALFPLTFGGCRNLAACLSLRQVLRRQRVEILNTHSSLDSWVGHLAAMGRRDRVKLVRTRHLSTPIRSSWPTRWLYQSPDAIITTGQAIKELIAKRVGVAEHKIYSIPTGVPLDRFYPHPSTAGRTELLPAWPPDACIIGSVAVLRTWKGHNFLLEAVAKILAQEEKVYLVLVGDGPIRHLVEEKVAALNLNDRVLLTGYQDDVPAWLALMDIVVLASYANEGVPQSLLQAMAMARPVIGTTCGGIPEIVTDGVNGLLTPPKDPEALTQALIQLIRNPAQRQEFGLNGLRLVQERFSLEQMAAAMEQVYEHILAE from the coding sequence ATGGGCTCGACTAAGGTGCATTACACTGTTTTACATACCGAATCTTCTTTAGGATGGGGCGGCCAGGAAAAGCGGATTTTTTCGGAAGCCGAGGTCATGCGGCAACGGGGCCATACGATACTGCTGGCGGCGGACTTTCGGAGCGAACTCTACCACCGGGGCAAGGAGGCAGGATTTGCGCTATTCCCCCTTACCTTTGGCGGCTGCCGCAATCTAGCCGCCTGTCTGTCTCTGCGCCAGGTCTTGCGCCGCCAACGGGTAGAGATTCTCAACACCCACAGCTCTCTGGATAGCTGGGTGGGCCATCTGGCCGCCATGGGGCGGCGGGACCGGGTCAAGCTGGTTCGCACCCGGCACTTAAGCACCCCCATCAGGAGCTCATGGCCTACCCGTTGGCTGTATCAAAGCCCTGACGCCATTATTACCACCGGCCAGGCAATTAAAGAACTGATTGCCAAGCGAGTCGGCGTTGCGGAGCACAAGATATATTCCATCCCCACCGGGGTTCCTTTAGACCGATTCTATCCCCACCCCTCGACCGCCGGTCGGACGGAGCTTCTTCCGGCCTGGCCCCCCGATGCCTGTATTATCGGGTCGGTGGCAGTGTTGCGTACCTGGAAGGGCCATAATTTTTTATTAGAAGCTGTGGCCAAGATCCTGGCTCAGGAAGAAAAAGTCTATCTTGTTCTTGTCGGTGACGGGCCGATACGGCACCTGGTTGAAGAAAAGGTAGCCGCACTAAACCTCAACGATCGTGTACTCTTGACCGGCTATCAGGACGATGTCCCGGCCTGGTTGGCGCTCATGGACATCGTTGTGCTGGCCTCATATGCCAATGAAGGCGTGCCGCAATCACTGTTACAAGCCATGGCTATGGCCCGGCCGGTCATCGGAACGACCTGCGGCGGCATTCCCGAGATCGTGACCGATGGGGTTAATGGTCTGCTGACACCTCCCAAAGACCCCGAGGCATTGACCCAAGCCCTCATACAGCTCATCCGGAACCCCGCCCAGAGGCAAGAATTTGGGTTAAACGGATTAAGACTGGTACAGGAACGTTTTTCCCTTGAGCAGATGGCCGCGGCCATGGAACAGGTGTATGAGCACATTCTAGCGGAATAA
- a CDS encoding tetratricopeptide repeat protein encodes MPVKKASMFALILICCGFATVAWTADKAQEATLKAAQGYLQYAMGLATDGKHQEALKSIDQAISLNPNYAEAYSLKGSCLERLGKMREAEEAYRKAVRLDPGYKEGYYYLGQFLKNQGKESEAAGFLDKAR; translated from the coding sequence ATGCCAGTTAAAAAAGCAAGTATGTTTGCCCTGATACTTATCTGCTGCGGTTTCGCTACTGTCGCGTGGACCGCTGACAAAGCCCAGGAAGCCACCCTCAAGGCGGCCCAGGGGTATCTCCAATATGCTATGGGTCTGGCCACGGATGGTAAACACCAGGAGGCCCTGAAATCAATAGACCAGGCAATCTCTCTCAACCCGAATTATGCCGAGGCGTATAGCCTGAAAGGCTCCTGTTTGGAGAGATTGGGGAAAATGCGCGAGGCGGAGGAGGCCTATCGCAAGGCAGTCCGATTAGATCCGGGTTATAAAGAGGGATACTACTATCTGGGTCAGTTTCTGAAGAACCAGGGCAAGGAGTCAGAGGCGGCTGGGTTTCTCGACAAGGCCCGGTAA
- a CDS encoding MBL fold metallo-hydrolase — protein MLIRCYGARGSIPVSGPEYVRYGGDTTCLEIRSQDGDIIIVDAGSGIRRLGKNLMAAERFDYTLFMTHSHWDHILGFPFFKPIYDSRTRITILGCNRTQGDIKNLLAAAMRTPFFPVPFSALEAEINYNDECVWSHHIGPLEVFPISLSHPNGGLGYKFVEAGKTFVFLTDNELGYQHRGGLHPQEYTEFAFNADLLIHDAEYTPEEYQQTRRWGHSTYLEALDLAMQARVKRFGLFHHNQDRTDSGIDNLLEHCREIIAAQKSSLEVFALAQTSEILL, from the coding sequence ATGTTGATACGTTGTTACGGGGCGCGCGGATCAATCCCGGTCTCAGGTCCGGAATATGTCCGTTACGGCGGGGACACAACCTGTCTGGAAATAAGGAGCCAGGATGGCGACATTATTATTGTTGACGCCGGCTCGGGGATTAGAAGGCTGGGGAAGAACCTCATGGCGGCAGAGCGGTTTGACTACACCCTCTTTATGACACACTCCCATTGGGACCACATACTGGGCTTCCCTTTTTTCAAACCGATTTATGACTCCAGAACCAGAATCACTATTCTAGGTTGCAATCGTACCCAAGGCGATATTAAAAATCTACTGGCCGCAGCTATGCGAACACCCTTTTTCCCCGTTCCTTTCAGCGCCTTAGAGGCCGAGATCAATTATAACGATGAGTGCGTTTGGAGCCACCACATCGGTCCCCTAGAGGTTTTTCCGATCAGCCTGAGCCATCCCAACGGGGGGCTGGGATACAAATTTGTAGAGGCAGGCAAAACATTTGTCTTTTTAACCGACAATGAATTAGGTTATCAACATCGAGGAGGGTTACATCCGCAGGAATATACGGAATTTGCCTTTAACGCTGATCTTTTGATCCATGACGCTGAATACACGCCGGAGGAATACCAACAGACCCGCCGGTGGGGGCATTCAACCTATCTGGAGGCCCTGGATCTGGCAATGCAGGCCCGGGTAAAAAGATTCGGTTTATTTCACCACAATCAAGATCGTACCGATAGCGGCATCGACAATCTTTTGGAGCATTGCCGGGAAATTATTGCCGCCCAGAAATCCTCCCTGGAGGTCTTTGCACTGGCGCAGACATCTGAAATCCTGCTTTAA